One Anopheles marshallii chromosome 3, idAnoMarsDA_429_01, whole genome shotgun sequence genomic region harbors:
- the LOC128713191 gene encoding leucine-rich repeat-containing protein 15-like: protein MGWLRSLSLLSVLFAGSVVTAQQQNWNSNGYQFHQQPATSKNSWQDSNSATLWERYSCRESNPVYDCVFCDVSITRDTPGAYFGEVEITHNSQKNLTFKTSVVRKLPETLLRSFGEVELLDLTAVQLEEIVPNAFTNGINIRELYLGFNDIRELPQGVFHNMSSLTKLALDQNSLQRLPRDIFSGTPNLTDLSFANNKLQLIDDNTFQNVNNLQHLLLNSNNLTHFDLSLIPSLIEGNVSSNLLTTLAIPVNLVVLDASHNRINTVTGSNNTKLEKLFLQHNNLTNIAWLHRYSGLVVLDLSYNELEKVTDLHLKKLYRLEQLYLSNNRLVALNLNSPPIRTLKILDVRHNHLLHVESNKDQFSTLEQLYLDHNSIITLKLGSINKLQILTLSHNDWDCKNLEQLFENVSESVINDSDRYCKENYQHMRNICCKESDKPYLDRQIKQSLTNVAEKLQHAEGPHTASNGSMAQLQVELNQLKRVNERLAQLLEQLQSEMRWIRSRMETHCYV, encoded by the exons ATGGGCTGGCTGCGCAGCTTATCACTTTTAAG TGTTTTATTCGCCGGCAGTGTCGTTACTGCTCAGCAGCAGAACTGGAACAGCAATGGATACCAGTTCCACCAGCAACCCGCCACCAGTAAAAACAGCTGGCAGGATTCAAATAGTGCTACTCTCTGGGAGCGGTACAGTTGCAGGGAGTCTAATCCGGTCTACGATTGTGTATTCTGCGATGTGTCCATCACTAGGGATACTCCCGGTGCTTACTTCGGTGAAGTTGAGATAACGCATAACAGCCAGAAAAATCTTACATTCAAAACCTCAGTCGTGAGAAAGTTACCGGAGACATTATTGCGCTCGTTCGGAGAAGTCGAGCTGCTCGATCTGACTGCTGTACAGTTAGAGGAAATCGTACCGAACGCCTTCACAAACGGTATCAACATCCGGGAACTGTATTTAGGCTTCAACGATATTCGTGAATTACCACAGGGCGTGTTTCATAACATGAGCTCTCTCACCAAATTGGCGCTGGACCAGAACAGCCTCCAACGTTTGCCACGGGACATCTTTTCCGGTACACCGAATCTTACTGACCTGTCGTTCGCGAACAACAAACTGCAGCTAATCGATGATAATACCTTCCAGAATGTTAACAATTTGCAGCACCTACTGTTGAATAGCAACAATCTCACCCACTTTGACCTTTCGCTCATTCCGAGCCTTATCGAAGGAAATGTCAGTTCCAACCTGCTTACGACATTAGCAATCCCGGTTAATTTGGTCGTCCTGGATGCCTCGCACAATCGCATTAACACAGTGACGGGCTCAAACAATACAAAGCtcgagaaactttttttgcaacataacAATCTAACAAACATCGCGTGGCTTCACCGCTATTCCGGGCTGGTCGTTTTGGATCTTTCGTACAACGAGCTGGAAAAGGTAACGGACCTCCATTTAAAGAAATTGTACCGTCTAGAGCAATTATACCTATCTAACAACCGGCTGGTGGCATTGAACCTGAATTCCCCACCTATCCGAACACTCAAGATACTCGATGTCCGGCATAATCATCTACTGCATGTGGAATCGAACAAGGATCAGTTCAGTACACTAGAGCAGCTGTATCTCGATCACAACTCGATCATAACGCTCAAGCTCGGCTCCATAAACAAGCTCCAAATTCTCACGCTATCGCACAACGATTGGGATTGCAAAAATCTAGAGCAACTGTTTGAAAATGTGTCCGAATCGGTGATAAATGACAGCGACCGGTACTGTAAGGAAAACTACCAGCACATGCGAAACATTTGCTGCAAGGAAAGTGACAAACCTTACCTGGACCGGCAGATAAAGCAAAGTTTAACGAACGTTGCAGAAAAGCTTCAGCATGCGGAAGGACCGCACACTGCATCGAACGGTTCCATGGCACAGCTCCAAGTCGAACTTAACCAACTGAAGCGTGTTAACGAACGGCTAGCGCAGCTTCTTGAACAACTGCAGTCTGAGATGAGATGGATAAGAAGCAGGATGGAGACACACTGTTATGTGTAG
- the LOC128713192 gene encoding leucine-rich repeat-containing protein 15-like: MGWLHSLSLLSVLFAGSVVTAQQRIWYYKAYQRQTSTRYTQWKRYSCRESSTSYDCVFHDVSIDRNTPGAYFGDVEITQNSQKSLTFKNSVVRKLSETLLHSFGKVERLDLTAVQLEEIVPNAFTNGINIRELYLGFNDIRELPQGVFHNMRSLKSLMLDQNSLERLPRDIFSGTPNLTELSIANNKLQLIDDNTFKNVKKLKALLLSNNNLTHFDLSLIPSLIEGNVSSNLLTTLAIPVNLVVLDASHNRINTVTGSNNTKLEDLFLQHNKLTNIAWLHRYSGLVVLDLSYNELEKVTDLHFKKLYRLEQLYLSNNRLVALNLNSPPIRTLKILDVRHNHLLHVESNKDQFSTLEQLYLDHNSIITLKLGSINKLQILTLSHNDWDCKNLEQLFENVSESVINDSDRYCKENYQHMRNICCKESDKPYLDRLKKQSLANVAEKLQHAEEPHTASDGSMAQLQVELNQLKCVNERLAQLLEQLQSEMRWIRSRMKTHCYV, from the exons ATGGGCTGGCTGCACAGCTTATCACTTTTAAG TGTTTTATTCGCCGGCAGTGTCGTTACTGCTCAGCAGCGGATCTGGTACTACAAAGCATACCAGAGGCAGACGTCAACTAGGTATACTCAATGGAAGCGGTACAGTTGCCGGGAGTCTAGTACAAGCTACGATTGTGTATTCCACGATGTGTCAATCGATAGGAACACTCCCGGTGCTTACTTCGGTGATGTTGAGATAACGCAAAACAGCCAGAAAAGTCTTACATTCAAAAACTCAGTCGTGAGAAAGTTATCGGAGACATTATTGCACTCGTTCGGAAAAGTCGAGCGGCTTGATCTGACTGCTGTACAGTTAGAGGAAATCGTACCGAACGCCTTCACAAACGGCATCAACATCCGGGAACTGTATTTAGGCTTCAACGATATTCGTGAATTACCACAGGGCGTGTTTCATAACATGAGGTCTCTTAAAAGCTTGATGTTGGATCAGAACAGCCTCGAACGTTTGCCACGGGACATCTTTTCCGGTACACCGAATCTTACTGAACTGTCGATCGCGAACAACAAACTGCAGCTAATCGATGATAATACCTTCaagaatgttaaaaaattgaaGGCCCTTTTATTGTCCAACAACAATCTCACCCACTTTGACCTTTCGCTCATTCCAAGCCTTATCGAAGGAAATGTCAGTTCCAACCTGCTTACGACATTAGCAATCCCGGTTAATTTGGTCGTCCTGGATGCCTCGCACAATCGCATCAACACTGTGACGGGCTCAAACAATACAAAGCTGGAGGATCTCTTTTTGCAACATAACAAACTAACAAACATCGCGTGGCTTCACCGCTATTCCGGGCTGGTCGTTTTGGATCTTTCGTACAACGAGCTGGAAAAGGTAACGGACCTTCATTTCAAGAAATTGTACCGTCTAGAGCAATTATACCTATCTAACAACCGGCTGGTGGCATTGAACCTGAATTCCCCACCTATCCGAACACTCAAGATACTCGATGTCCGGCATAATCATCTACTGCATGTGGAATCGAACAAGGATCAGTTCAGTACACTAGAGCAGCTGTATCTCGATCACAACTCGATCATAACGCTCAAGCTCGGCTCCATAAACAAGCTCCAAATTCTCACGCTATCGCACAACGATTGGGATTGCAAAAATCTAGAGCAACTGTTTGAAAATGTGTCCGAATCGGTGATAAATGACAGCGACCGGTACTGTAAGGAAAACTACCAGCACATGCGAAACATTTGCTGCAAGGAAAGTGACAAACCTTACCTGGACCGGCTGAAAAAGCAAAGTTTAGCGAACGTTGCAGAAAAGCTTCAGCATGCGGAAGAACCGCACACTGCATCGGACGGTTCCATGGCACAGCTCCAAGTCGAACTTAACCAACTGAAGTGTGTTAACGAACGGCTAGCGCAGCTTCTTGAACAACTGCAGTCTGAGATGAGATGGATAAGAAGCAGGATGAAGACACACTGTTATGTGTAG